The segment GACTCAGCTTCTTGCAAATCTGCCATCAAATGTTGATTGATGGGGTTCTGAACTTGTGTGGGTTGAGCAACTTGAGATGTGCTGAAGGACGGAACGTCTCCGCTCTGAACCAAGCGATTCGATAGAGTTTTACTCCAAGAGGGGACTGTGGAAAGACCAATCAACAACACACAGGTGATTGTACCCAGCCAAAAGTTGAAGAGCGATCGCTTTGCCTTATTCATCCGGATCCAGCCTTAACCAGTAGAGTTCAGTCAACAGTACGAACCAACGGCTGGTTTGGATGCATAGCTACTCTAATTTTCTCATTTCTAGAACAGCGCATTCCCCTTGAGGCTGCGTCCCTGCCAAGAAGCAGCATAACGTTTTAGTTGATCCATTCGGCTTAGCTTGGCGAGTAATGAGGGCAAGCATCATCGCAGATTTCAACAAGGTGAGCTTTGTATCCCACCCAATCCACACTTTGTTTTGAACTTGAGTTTTCCCACTGAGCACAATTTACAGTGATTGCTAGCAATCTCAACCAGGCAATAATTCAGCAATATAGCGATATATTAAACATCAAAAGAATAACCTTACTGAACGAACTACGGCGGTTTTCAGCTCTCCGCACTTTTCTGTAATTTTTCATGCCATCCTTATCTGAGCATCTAGAGGCAGTACGCCAGCAGCGATTCGTAGGGCGTACCCACGAGCGCCACCTATTTGAGTCAGCTTTAAACCGAGCTGAGTTGCCATTTTATGTTCTGCATATTTTCGGTCCAGGTGGCGTTGGCAAAACCACACTTCTGGGAGAATTTGCCCGCCTCTGTGAGCCAGCCCAGATCCCCGTCATCCAACTAGATGCCCGCAACATCGAGCCGTCGCCAGAGTCCTTTTTAGAAGCTCTGCGATTTCATCTGAATCTAGCTTCGACCGACTCCCCTTTAATAGCTTTAGCGGCTCATACAGGTCGGCAGGTTATCCTACTCGACACTTACGAAAACCTCGCTCCCCTTAATAGTTGGCTGCGCGAAAAGTTTCTACCTCAGCTTCCTGCCAATATCCTCACCGTGATTGCGGGTCGTCATGCACCTGCGGCGAGCTGGCGGACTGATTCAGGTTGGCAAGCTTTAATCCATCTTTTACCCTTACGGAACCTTAGCCCAGAGGAAAGCCGAGATTACCTGCTCAAGCGAGCCGTTCCGGTAAATCAACATCAGGCCGTGCTCAACTTTACTTATGGGTATCCTTTGGCTTTATCTCTAGTCGCGGATGTCTTTGCTCAGGGGCAAGAGTTAAGTTCAGGACTTACGCAAGAGCCATCTGAACAGACGGATGCTTGAGTTGTGCAATCAAGTAGTCCGAGAGCATCCCATGCTTGACTTGATAGATGGTTTTGCTGCTCTGGTAAGCGA is part of the Trichocoleus sp. FACHB-46 genome and harbors:
- a CDS encoding ATP-binding protein gives rise to the protein MPSLSEHLEAVRQQRFVGRTHERHLFESALNRAELPFYVLHIFGPGGVGKTTLLGEFARLCEPAQIPVIQLDARNIEPSPESFLEALRFHLNLASTDSPLIALAAHTGRQVILLDTYENLAPLNSWLREKFLPQLPANILTVIAGRHAPAASWRTDSGWQALIHLLPLRNLSPEESRDYLLKRAVPVNQHQAVLNFTYGYPLALSLVADVFAQGQELSSGLTQEPSEQTDA